The region ACGCGCCGTTGTCCAGCACCAGCACGTGGCCGTCGCGCGGCACCAGCGTCGCGACCGCCGCCTCGACACTGAAGGTGCCGCTGCCCTGCAGGGGCACGACGACGTGCGTGTCCTCGCCGTGGATGATCCTGAGCAGGCTGCGCCGCACGCGCGCCGTGACGTCGTTGAAGTCGCTGTCCCACGAGCCCCAGTCGCGCAGCATCGCCAGCTTGGTGCGCAGCGTCGTGGTGAGCGGTCCGGGGGTGAGGAGGATTTTGTCGCGATCCATGTCGTGTCTCCGTAGTTCTATCGATCCGTCGTGCGCCATGCCTGGGTGCGGCGGTTCACCCACCAAGCCAGCGCCATGAAAAGCAAAGTCGCGACGGCCGACGCCGCCCCGATCAGCACCGCCATCGCGGCGGCGGCGCCGATCTCGCCGGCTTCGTCGAGGTTGAGGATCGCGATCGACGCCACCTTGGTCTCGGGCGAATAGAGGAACACCACCGCCGAGATCGTCGTCATGGCGTTGATGAAGAAGTAGCGGGCGATGTCCACGAGCGCCGGTGTGCAGATCGGCAGCGTCACCCGCCAGAAGGTCTTGAAGAACGGGACCTTGAGCGACGCGCTGACCGCCTCGAATTCGCTGTCGAGCGATTTCAGCGCCGTCACGGCCGTCAGGTGTCCCGTCGTATAAAAGTGCACGATGGTGCACAGCGTGAGCAGCGCGAGCGTGTGGTACAGGCCGTTGAGCGGATTCTTCGGCTCGTTGAAGAAGAAGATGTAGCCCAGCCCGAGCACCAGCCCCGGCACCGCCATCGGCAGCATCGCGAGCAGCTTGACGATGCCGCGCAGGCCCGGCGCGCCCTGCGTCTTTTCCATGAGGTACGCGCCGCAGAACACGAGCGCCGTGCCGAACACCGCGGTGCCCGCCGCCATCTTCAGGCTGTTGACGAAGCCCTCGCCGACTTCCGCGTCCACCAGGCCCATGACGTAATGACGCAGGCTGGGGCTGAGGTTGTAGGGCCAGAAGCTCGCGAAGGACGCGAAGATCGCCATGCCCAGCATCGCGAGCACGAGGAAGGCGATGAACGAGCAGTAGAGCGTCATGGCGGCGTCGTACCTGGCCGAGCGCTTGGGCCGGTAAGGCACGGCGCGGGCCGTGAGCATCGCGGTCTGGCGGCGGCTCACGTAGCCGTCCACCGCGAAGGTGACGATGGCCGGCGCGAGCAGCAGGATCGCCACCACGGCGCCCTTGGAAAAATCCTGCTGGCCGATGACGAGCTTGAAGACGTCCGTGGCCAGCACGTTGAAGCTGCCGCCGATCACCTTGGGGATGCCGAAGTCGGTGATGACCAGCGTGAAGGTGACGAGCGCGGCCGAGATGAGCCCGTATTTCGCCCCGGGCAGCGTGATGGTGAAGAACTTGCGCGCGGCGCTCGTGCCCATCGCATCCGCCGCCTCGTACAGGCGCGCGTCCGACAGGCTGAGCGCCGTGACGAGGATCATCAGCGCATGCGGAAACACCGCGAAGCACTCGGCGATGACGATGCCCGGCGCGCCGTAGATTTCGCGCCAGCCGAGCTGCACGATCCAGGCTTTCAGCACGCCCTGGTTGCCGAACCAGTAGATGAGCGAGATCGCCGACAGCAGCGACGGCGCGAGAAGGGGGATGAGCGTGATGCCGCGAAAGAGCGGCTTGAGCGGCATGCAGGAGCGCGCAAGCGCGTAGGCGAAGCCGAAGGCGAGCGGCACCGCGATCATCGTGACCACCGACGACACCCACAGGCTGTTCCACAGGCTGCCGAGCAGCGACGGCGTCTTGGCGTATTCGACGAAGTTGGCGAGCGCCACGAATTCGCCGTCCTTGCCCTGCAGCGCCTGCACGAGGATGGTGAGCAGCGGCAGCGCGAGGAACGCGACGAGCGCGAGCGCCACAAGGAACAGCGCGACGTGCGCGACGCGATCGGTCCAGTGGGACGTTTGCTTCACGGGCGCGGTGTTGACCGCTGGCAGCACGGCGGACATCGGGGTCGAATCCCTAGAAGACCTTGATGCGCTCGGGCAGCAGCTTCAGCTTGAGCGGCGAGCCCTCCCGCAGCGACTGCTCGGACAGGTAGTTGAGCGAGAGGTACACCGTGAGCTTGTTCGCATCCAGCGCAGGCGAAGCCACGCGCACGTGGCAGTAGGAGCCGAGGAACTCGATCTTCTCGATGTTCGCGTCGAAGACGTGCGGGTCGCCGTCGGCGATGGGCCGCGCGAGCACGTCCTCGGGCCGCAGGTACACGCGCGCTTCGCGGTCTTCCCCGTCGCACGGGATGCTCAGGCTGCCGAAGCGCAGTTCGCCGCGCGCGACCTTCGCGGGCAGCACGTTCACCTTGCCCACGAAGTCCGCGACGAAAGGCGAGGCCGGTTCGCGGTAGATGTCCAGCGGCGTGCCGACCTGCTCGATCACGCCGTGGTTCATCACCACGATGCGGTCGGCCACCGACAGCGCCTCTTCCTGGTCGTGCGTGACCATGATCGTCGTCACGCCCACCTTCTGCTGGAGCGCGCGGATCTCCTGGCGCAGGCGCACGCGCTCCAGCGCGTCCAGCGCGGAGAGCGGCTCGTCGAGCAGCAGCAATCCCGGCGAAGTCGCGAGCGCGCGCGCCAGCGCGATGCGCTGCTGCTGCCCGCCGGACAGCTGCGCGGGGTACTTGCCTTCGCTGCCCGGCAGGCCCACGAGCTTCACGAGTTCCGTCACGCGCTTGCGGATGTCGGCGCGCGGCGTCTTGCGGTTGACGAGGCCGTAGGCCACGTTGTCCGCGACGCTCAGGTTGGGAAAGAGCGCGTAGCTCTGGAAGACGATGCCGTAGTCGCGCTGCGCGGGCGGCAGCCGCGAGATGTCGCGCCCGCCCTGCCACACCTCGCCGGAGGTCTGCACCTCCAGGCCCGCGATGATGCGCAGGAGCGTGGTCTTGCCGCAGCCCGACGGGCCCAGGAAGCAGACGAACTCGCCCCGGCGGATGTCCAGGTTGATGTCGTTCAGCGCGGTGAAGGCGCCGAACTCCTTGCGCACGTGGCGCAGTTCCAGAAATGCCGCCGGCGCCACCGCGCTCGTCACTTCTTCGGTTCGCTCTTGGCGTCGTAGCGCTTGTTCCATTCGGCGAGGATCCGCTCGCGGTTGTCCGCCGCCCAGTTGAAGTCCATCTTCACCAGGCGTGCCTCGTAGTCCTTCGGCACGTTGGCCAGCGGCGGCGCGAGGCCCGGCTGCGCGGTGATCGCGAAGTTCTTGCCGTACAGCATCATCGCGTCCTTGCTGGAAGCCCAGTCCGCGAGCTTCTTCGCGGCGGCCAGGTGCTTGGTGCCCTTGTGGATGCCGAAGGCCTCCAGGTCCCAGCCGAGGCCCTCCTTCGGGAACACGAGGTCGATGGGCGCGCCCTTGGCCTTGTTGCTGTTGCCGCGGTATTCGAAGGAGATGCCCATCACGTACTCGCCGGCCGCCGCCATGTTGCAGGGCTTGGAGCCCGAGTGCGTGTACTGCGCCATGTTCTCGTGCAGCGCGTCCATGTACTTCCAGCCGCCGCCCTTGCCGTTGTCGTCGCCGAAGAGCGTGAGCCAGGCGGTGACGTCGAAGTAGCCGGTGCCGCTGGACGCGGGGTTGGGCATCACGATCTGGCCCTTGTAGACCGGCTTGGTGAGGTCTTTCCAGGTCTCCGGCTTGGGAATGTTCTTCTTGCCCGCTTCCACGGTGTTGAAGCAGATGGTGGCACCCCACACGTCCATGCCGAACCAGGCCGGCACCTTCTTCTTGTCGCGGTACTGGCTCATGATGCCGTCGAGGTTGAGCGGCGCGTACGGCTCGAGCATGCCCTGCTTGTCCAGGAGGGCGAGGCTGGAGGCGGCCACGCCCATCACCACGTCGGCCTGCGGGTTGGCCTTCTCGGCGAGCAGCTTGGCGGTGATGACACCGGTGGAGTCGCGCACCCACTTGATCTCGATGTCCGGGTAGGACTTGTTGAAGCCCTCCTGGTAGGCCTTGATCTGGTCGGTCTCCAGCGCGGTGTAGACGAGCAGCTGGGTCTTCTGGGCGAAGGCGCCCGCGCTGGCCGCGGCGAGCGCCGCCAGCAGGAAAGGCTTGATGACGAGAGACGCGCGCATGAAGAACTCCTCTAGGACAAAAAGGTTTCGATACTGCGGACCACCGGTGACGGCGCGATGACAACACTTGTCCCGTCCCCGCCTCGCGCTCGGCCTTGAAAATTCATTTGACGCCGCACCGCAGAGGTTGTCAATTGTTTTTTGCAGATTGTTGACAATCCACCGGATGCTGCTCTAATGCGGGGCATGAACGCGGTCGCCAATGCCACTATCGCACTGTTGCAAAGCAGCTCGCTCACGAGCGTGGTGCAGCAGGAGATCGAGCGCGCGATCCTGCAGGGCGAGTACGCACCCGGCAGCAAATTGATCGAGGCCACGCTCGCGGTGAAGATGGGCGTGTCGCGCGGCCCGGTGCGCGAAGCGTTTCGCATGCTCGAGGAGGCCGGCCTCGTTCGCACCGAGAAAAACCGCGGCGTCTTCGTGCGCGACATCCCGATCGACGAGGCGGTGGAAATCTTCGACCTGCGGGCAGCCATGGACGAACTCGTCGGGCGGCGGCTCGCCGAGCACATCACGCCTGCGCAGCTCAAGGAGCTGAAGGGACTCGTCGACGCCATGGAGAAGGCGGTGAAGGCGGAGGACGCCTACAACTACCACCTGCTCAATCTCAAGTTCCACGACCGGCTGGTGGAGATGACGGGCAACGGCAAGCTCACCGCGATCTATCGCAAGCTGATCAAGGAGCTCTCCCTGTTCCGGCGCCTGAACCTCGCCGACGGCTGGCTGCTGCCGATCTCGGCGAGCGAGCACCGCCAGATCATCAAGGCCATCGCCTCCGGCGACCCGGTCGCGGCCGGCAAGGCGATGTACGACCACGCGATGGACAGCAAGGAGCGCACGATCGAGAACGACCTGCGCCGCCAGGAGCGCGCCCGCGAGCGCGACGCCGCCACCGCAAAGAACGCAAAGGCCAGCCGTGCTTGAAGTCAACCAGCGCAGCTACCGGCTGCCCACCTCCCCCACCGTCGTCGTCTGCGTGGACGGTTGCGAGCCCGACTACCTCGCGCAGTCAGTCGCCACCGGGCACATGCCCTGGCTGGAGCGCACGCTGGCCGAAGGCGAAGGACTCATTGCCGACTGCGTGGTGCCGAGCTTCACCAACCCGAACAACCTGTCCATCGTCACCGGCGCGCCGCCCAGCGTGCACGGCATCTGCGGCAACTACCTGTTCGACACCGCGAGCGGCACCGAGGTCATGATGAACGACCCGAAGTGGCTGCGCGCGCCGACGCTGCTGGCGGCGCTGGCGGACGCGGGCAAGTCGGTCGCCGTCGTCACCGCCAAGGACAAGCTGCGCCGGCTGCTCGGCCACGGGATGAAGGGCATCTGCTTTTCCGCCGAGAAGTCGGACGAGGCGACGGCGGAAGAAAACGGCATAGCCGACGTCCCGGCGATGGTCGGCATGCCGGTGCCCAGCGTCTACAGCGCGGCCCTGTCGGAATTCGTCTTCGCCGCCGGCGTGAAGCTCATGGAGCAGCGCCGACCCGACGTGATGTACCTGTCCACCACCGACTACGTGCAGCACAAGCACGCGCCGGGCACGGAAGGCGCGAATGCATTCGACGCGATGATGGACAGCTACCTGTCCCGCCTTCACGAGATGGGTTGCGTGATCGCGCTCACCGCCGACCACGGCATGAACGCGAAGGTCGCGCTCGACGGCCGGCCCGACGTGATCTACCTGCAGGACTGGTGCGACGCGCAGCTCGGCCCCGGCGCGGCACGCGTCATCCTGCCGATCACCGACCCATACGTCGTGCACCACGGCGCGCTGGGCTCTTTCGCGACGATCTACCTGCCCGCGGGCGTCGAGCCACGCACCGTCGTGGGCGCCTTGCAGGCCAACCCGCGCATGGAGGCAGTGCTCACGCGCGAGGAGGCCGCGCGCCGCTTCGAACTCCCGG is a window of Caenimonas aquaedulcis DNA encoding:
- a CDS encoding putative 2-aminoethylphosphonate ABC transporter substrate-binding protein, translated to MRASLVIKPFLLAALAAASAGAFAQKTQLLVYTALETDQIKAYQEGFNKSYPDIEIKWVRDSTGVITAKLLAEKANPQADVVMGVAASSLALLDKQGMLEPYAPLNLDGIMSQYRDKKKVPAWFGMDVWGATICFNTVEAGKKNIPKPETWKDLTKPVYKGQIVMPNPASSGTGYFDVTAWLTLFGDDNGKGGGWKYMDALHENMAQYTHSGSKPCNMAAAGEYVMGISFEYRGNSNKAKGAPIDLVFPKEGLGWDLEAFGIHKGTKHLAAAKKLADWASSKDAMMLYGKNFAITAQPGLAPPLANVPKDYEARLVKMDFNWAADNRERILAEWNKRYDAKSEPKK
- the phnA gene encoding phosphonoacetate hydrolase, producing MLEVNQRSYRLPTSPTVVVCVDGCEPDYLAQSVATGHMPWLERTLAEGEGLIADCVVPSFTNPNNLSIVTGAPPSVHGICGNYLFDTASGTEVMMNDPKWLRAPTLLAALADAGKSVAVVTAKDKLRRLLGHGMKGICFSAEKSDEATAEENGIADVPAMVGMPVPSVYSAALSEFVFAAGVKLMEQRRPDVMYLSTTDYVQHKHAPGTEGANAFDAMMDSYLSRLHEMGCVIALTADHGMNAKVALDGRPDVIYLQDWCDAQLGPGAARVILPITDPYVVHHGALGSFATIYLPAGVEPRTVVGALQANPRMEAVLTREEAARRFELPADRIGDIVCVSGRFTVIGTSASRHDLSGLDAPLRSHGGISEQRVPLILNRKLPGLDTSRRLRNFDAFDLALNHAQ
- a CDS encoding phosphonate utilization associated transcriptional regulator produces the protein MNAVANATIALLQSSSLTSVVQQEIERAILQGEYAPGSKLIEATLAVKMGVSRGPVREAFRMLEEAGLVRTEKNRGVFVRDIPIDEAVEIFDLRAAMDELVGRRLAEHITPAQLKELKGLVDAMEKAVKAEDAYNYHLLNLKFHDRLVEMTGNGKLTAIYRKLIKELSLFRRLNLADGWLLPISASEHRQIIKAIASGDPVAAGKAMYDHAMDSKERTIENDLRRQERARERDAATAKNAKASRA
- a CDS encoding putative 2-aminoethylphosphonate ABC transporter permease subunit, producing MSAVLPAVNTAPVKQTSHWTDRVAHVALFLVALALVAFLALPLLTILVQALQGKDGEFVALANFVEYAKTPSLLGSLWNSLWVSSVVTMIAVPLAFGFAYALARSCMPLKPLFRGITLIPLLAPSLLSAISLIYWFGNQGVLKAWIVQLGWREIYGAPGIVIAECFAVFPHALMILVTALSLSDARLYEAADAMGTSAARKFFTITLPGAKYGLISAALVTFTLVITDFGIPKVIGGSFNVLATDVFKLVIGQQDFSKGAVVAILLLAPAIVTFAVDGYVSRRQTAMLTARAVPYRPKRSARYDAAMTLYCSFIAFLVLAMLGMAIFASFASFWPYNLSPSLRHYVMGLVDAEVGEGFVNSLKMAAGTAVFGTALVFCGAYLMEKTQGAPGLRGIVKLLAMLPMAVPGLVLGLGYIFFFNEPKNPLNGLYHTLALLTLCTIVHFYTTGHLTAVTALKSLDSEFEAVSASLKVPFFKTFWRVTLPICTPALVDIARYFFINAMTTISAVVFLYSPETKVASIAILNLDEAGEIGAAAAMAVLIGAASAVATLLFMALAWWVNRRTQAWRTTDR
- a CDS encoding putative 2-aminoethylphosphonate ABC transporter ATP-binding protein yields the protein MEQALRRQERTEEVTSAVAPAAFLELRHVRKEFGAFTALNDINLDIRRGEFVCFLGPSGCGKTTLLRIIAGLEVQTSGEVWQGGRDISRLPPAQRDYGIVFQSYALFPNLSVADNVAYGLVNRKTPRADIRKRVTELVKLVGLPGSEGKYPAQLSGGQQQRIALARALATSPGLLLLDEPLSALDALERVRLRQEIRALQQKVGVTTIMVTHDQEEALSVADRIVVMNHGVIEQVGTPLDIYREPASPFVADFVGKVNVLPAKVARGELRFGSLSIPCDGEDREARVYLRPEDVLARPIADGDPHVFDANIEKIEFLGSYCHVRVASPALDANKLTVYLSLNYLSEQSLREGSPLKLKLLPERIKVF